GGCGCATCTGTTGTGTCTGCCGCCTCTTTCTGCCCGCACCCAAACATGGAGACTGCCATCATTGCCGTGATTCCAATTGCCAGTAATCTTCTTTTCATCTTTCTTCTCCTTTTTTATTGTGTATGATTTACTTTGTATTTGCCTTACGGACCTGAACATCGATGATAACCGCCACACAGATCAGGATACCGAGTACGATGTCCTGGAACGACGAGTTGATGTTCTGCAGGTTCATGAAGTTCTTTATGATACCGATGATCAGGGAGCCCACGATGGTATTCAGGATATTCCCCACACCTCCGCTCATACTTGTTCCGCCGACGATGACCGCCGTGATCGCATCCATCTCCATCCCTTCACCGGCTGCCGGCTGCCCCGAACTCATCCGCGCCATCAGCAGGATTCCTGCAAGCCCCGTACAGACTCCGCCGAACGCACACGCGAAGAACTTGGACCTCTTTACACGGATACCCGACGCCAGCGCTGCCGCCTGGTTTCCTCCAATCGCATATAACGACCTCCCCATCGGGGTCCATGCCAGTATGATGTACGTGATGATCAGCACGAGGATCATGATCACCACCGGGAACGGGATGAACCCGATGTACCCCTGTCCCAGGAAGTTAAAGGATGCCGGAAGGTTCGAATAGTTCTGGCCCCCCGTGAACGCCATGATCGCTCCGTCCGCCATCTGCATGGATGCCAGCGTTGCGATGAACGGCGGTATGTCAAACGCCGTGATCAGCGCGCCGTTGATCGCACCGAACAGCAGTCCGCATGCCAGGCCTACCACCAGCGCCAGGAACAAATTTCCCGTCTTCATCATGCAGTACGCCGACAGCGTTCCTGCAAACGCCAGCACTCGCCCCGGCGACAGGTCGACCATTCCCGAGATCAGCATCAGCTGCTCCCCGCATGCCAGGATTGTGATGACCACGACCTGGCGGACAACGTTCCTCAAGTTCACGCCCGAAATAAAGTTGCGGTTCACGACCGACATTATCACAAACAACAATACAAAGATCAATACGATCCCAAATTTACTGTAAAATTCAGCCACCGAAAAACTGCCTTTTTTACTCTTCACCATCATGCCTGCCCTCCTATTGCAAAACTCATAATCCTTTCCTGCGTCAGGTCGTCCCCCTGCACCTCCCCGGTGATCCGGCCTTCCGCCATGACCAGTGCCCGGTCACAGACACCGATGATCTCCGGGAGCTCAGACGAGATCATGATCACCCCTGCCCCCTGCTGGGCCAGGTCGCACATGATCTTATAGATCTCATACTTCGCACCGACGTCGATTCCCCTCGTCGGCTCGTCCATGATGAACACCGTCGGGTTCTGCAGCAGCCATTTCGCGATGACCACCTTCTGCTGGTTCCCTCCGCTCAAAGACCCTGCGCTCGTCTTGATCGACGGCGCCTTGACGGTCAGCTTTTCGGACATCTGTGCTGCCTCCCTGTCCTCCTGCTTCCGGTTCAGCAAAAATCCCCGGCTGAAATGCTTCAGGTTCGCCAGCGCGATATTCTCCCCGATCGAGCGGCACAGCACCAGGCCTTCGCCCTTCCTGTCCTCCGACAGGTAGATGATCCCCGCCCGGATCGCATCCGGCACACGGCGGATCTCCACCTTTTTCCCCTTCAGCCAGATCTCTCCCGACTGCAGCTTATCCAGCCCGAAGACCGCCCTCGCCACTTCCGTACGCCCTGCCCCTACCAGCCCGGACATCCCAAGGATCTCCCCCGCACGCAGGGTAAACGACACGTTCTCAAACACGCCCTCCCGCGTCAGGTTCTTCACTTCCAGGATCGTATCGCCGATCTTCGGGTGTTTCGGCGGGTACACGTTCGTCATCTCACGGCCGACCATCTTCGCGATGATCTCATCCGTCGTGATCTCCCCGACCTTATGGGTCGAGATCGCCTTCCCGTCCCGCAGGATCGTCACCATATCCCCGATCTGCCCGATCTCATCCAGCTTGTGGGAGATATAGATGAAGCTGATCCCCTGCTTTTTCAGCATCCGGATCTTCTCATGGAGCACCTCCACCTCGCTCTCCGTGATCGAGGAAGTGGGTTCATCCATGATGATGACCTTCGCATT
The Ruminococcus gauvreauii genome window above contains:
- a CDS encoding sugar ABC transporter ATP-binding protein, which codes for MEREKGKNVLELKNISKSFPGVKALDNVSFAVEEGTVHVLAGENGAGKSTLIKIINGLYVADKGDLFLYGKKITAHNPRYMNSIGVATIHQELSPVLDLTIAENIFLGRAPLTRIGTIQWKKMYAQAQELIDNFGFHYDARRTMRSLTVSDMQIIEIIKAISVNAKVIIMDEPTSSITESEVEVLHEKIRMLKKQGISFIYISHKLDEIGQIGDMVTILRDGKAISTHKVGEITTDEIIAKMVGREMTNVYPPKHPKIGDTILEVKNLTREGVFENVSFTLRAGEILGMSGLVGAGRTEVARAVFGLDKLQSGEIWLKGKKVEIRRVPDAIRAGIIYLSEDRKGEGLVLCRSIGENIALANLKHFSRGFLLNRKQEDREAAQMSEKLTVKAPSIKTSAGSLSGGNQQKVVIAKWLLQNPTVFIMDEPTRGIDVGAKYEIYKIMCDLAQQGAGVIMISSELPEIIGVCDRALVMAEGRITGEVQGDDLTQERIMSFAIGGQA
- a CDS encoding ABC transporter permease, whose product is MMVKSKKGSFSVAEFYSKFGIVLIFVLLFVIMSVVNRNFISGVNLRNVVRQVVVITILACGEQLMLISGMVDLSPGRVLAFAGTLSAYCMMKTGNLFLALVVGLACGLLFGAINGALITAFDIPPFIATLASMQMADGAIMAFTGGQNYSNLPASFNFLGQGYIGFIPFPVVIMILVLIITYIILAWTPMGRSLYAIGGNQAAALASGIRVKRSKFFACAFGGVCTGLAGILLMARMSSGQPAAGEGMEMDAITAVIVGGTSMSGGVGNILNTIVGSLIIGIIKNFMNLQNINSSFQDIVLGILICVAVIIDVQVRKANTK